The Erigeron canadensis isolate Cc75 chromosome 4, C_canadensis_v1, whole genome shotgun sequence genome window below encodes:
- the LOC122597897 gene encoding uncharacterized protein LOC122597897 produces MAGGRFRELLKKYGKVALGVHFSVSAASIAGLYVAIKNNVDVESALEKVRFKQLESVLDKVGMAGPKDNDINNNNNNEIKVNEPPKERNRTAELAASSGGALALAVLCNKALFPVRVPITIALTPPIARFLARRQIIKTSV; encoded by the coding sequence atggcaGGCGGCAGATTCCGTGAACTTTTAAAGAAATACGGAAAAGTCGCACTCGGCGTCCATTTCTCAGTCTCAGCCGCCAGCATCGCCGGTCTATACGTCGCCATCAAGAACAACGTGGACGTTGAATCAGCTTTAGAAAAGGTTCGATTTAAACAACTTGAATCTGTTCTTGATAAAGTAGGTATGGCTGGCCCTAAAGAtaatgatattaataataataataataatgaaataaaagtgAATGAGCCACCAAAAGAAAGAAACCGAACAGCCGAGCTAGCCGCTTCAAGCGGCGGCGCGTTGGCGCTTGCTGTTTTGTGTAATAAGGCTTTGTTTCCGGTTCGTGTGCCGATTACGATTGCTCTTACTCCTCCTATTGCTAGGTTTTTGGCTAGGCGACAGATTATTAAAACCTCTGtatga
- the LOC122598365 gene encoding protein ALTERED PHOSPHATE STARVATION RESPONSE 1-like, whose product MGCVATKMEEEEEVVGICRERKHFLKLAVEKRYALAEAHFKYCQSVYGVSIALKLFVARHSSSSSPFLITLPPPSPQKEKKVVSNPLFLQQNSTPQPNKDSNNIACGSTSCSCTSSSEEEEEEEDEQKVFKTDMGLEKEQEVGNGNGYFYMGMGSVPTMPSPQRDQFGWDFFDPFYTMRPEVMRGYNGNFDEDLRVVREQEGIPDLEEEEVEQVVVKNNNKVVNSENKKKKKKEEKESCVKQKEEESCEVLGTVDSAKMSQDDIQTPKGLSVVIDTPENGRELLEALKDIEDYFLRIYESGKGVSKMLESNRVQLQSGLNEIKESSTKLIQAITVRSTSYRSTTCKSLVASNSKTASAWTEFNNDLFDDGGGMNSGSHSLTLGRLYAWEKKLYEEVKAGDNTRKLYERKCSQLRNQDVKGDEGVTIDKTRAAVKDLYSRILVAIRSAESISERIDKLRDEELQPQIIELLHGMMDMWKAMLEAHEIQNKIMFEVKLFTCPTYGKFSNNNHRLATLQLEAELQNWRACFRDYLTAQKQYVGALYSWLSKFIVPEVELYSKSRNTSQPFQSLNGPPLLMICQDWFNLMDKLPDKTVYFSMKSFSKDLHALWVQQGKEQDQKRKADSLSKELDRKILAFQKTENRAFEPKSTNLELCEVDVDHQADYLKERKDYLDEFRAKVELERGKHQSCMQETQRITLNGLQTGFCRVFEASIEFSKGSLKMYHDLVSRDNPEKVDNSTYIQEDGCSR is encoded by the exons ATGGGGTGTGTAGCTACaaaaatggaagaagaagaagaggtagTGGGTATATGTAGAGAAAGGaagcattttttaaaattagctGTAGAGAAAAGATATGCATTAGCAGAAGCACATTTTAAGTATTGTCAATCAGTTTATGGTGTTTCAATAGCTTTAAAACTATTTGTTGCAAGacattcttcatcttcttcaccaTTTTTAATCACACTTCCACCACCTTCacctcaaaaagaaaaaaaagtagtttCAAACCCTTTGTTTCTTCAACAAAACTCAACTCCACAACCAAACAAAGATTCCAATAATATTGCATGTGGTTCAACTTCATGTTCTTGCACATCATcttcagaagaagaagaggaagaagaagatgaacagAAAGTTTTTAAAACAGATATGGGTTTGGAAAAAGAGCAAGAAGTTGGGAATGGAAATGGGTATTTTTATATGGGTATGGGGAGTGTGCCCACAATGCCATCACCACAAAGGGATCAGTTTGGATGGGAtttttttgacccattttacaCTATGAGGCCAGAGGTGATGAGAGGGTATAATGGTAATTTTGATGAGGATTTAAGGGTAGTTAGGGAACAAGAAGGGATACCTGATTTGGAAGAGGAAGAAGTTGAACAAGTAGTGgtaaaaaacaacaacaaagtgGTAAACAGtgaaaataagaagaagaagaagaaggaggaaaaAGAGAGTTGTGTTaaacaaaaagaagaagaaagttgTGAAGTTTTGGGAACAGTGGATAGTGCTAAAATGAGCCAAGATGACATACAAACACCAAAGGGTTTGTCAGTAGTTATAGATACACCTGAAAATGGGAGGGAGTTGTTGGAAGCATTGAAAGATATTGAAGATTATTTTCTGAGGATTTATGAATCTGGGAAAGGTGTATCTAAGATGCTGGAATCTAACAGGGTCCAGTTACAATCTGGTTTGAATGAAATTAAAG AGAGTTCAACTAAGCTCATTCAAGCAATCACAGTACGTTCAACATCTTATCGGTCAACGACGTGTAAGAGTCTTGTAGCATCAAATTCTAAAACGGCTTCTGCATGGACTGAATTTAATAATGATCTCTTTGATGACGGAGGGGGAATGAATTCAGGAAGCCATTCTTTAACACTAGGAAGACTATATGCCTGGGAAAAGAAGTTATATGAAGAAGTCAAG GCTGGAGACAACACTCGGAAATTATATGAGAGAAAATGCAGCCAGTTGAGGAACCAAGATGTCAAGGGAGACGAGGGTGTCACAATAGACAAAACAAGGGCTGCAGTTAAAGACTTGTATAGTCGAATCTTGGTAGCTATCCGAAGTGCAGAATCGATCTCAGAAAGAATTGATAAACTCAGAGATGAAGAATTACAGCCTCAAATCATTGAACTTTTACATGG TATGATGGACATGTGGAAGGCTATGTTGGAAGCACATGAAATTCAAAACAAGATCATGTTTGAAGTCAAACTATTCACGTGCCCAACATACGGGAAGTTCTCAAACAACAATCACCGTCTTGCTACATTGCAACTGGAGGCTGAGCTTCAGAATTGGCGGGCATGCTTTCGAGACTACCTGACGGCGCAAAAACAATATGTTGGAGCTCTTTACAGTTGGCTATCAAAGTTCATAGTTCCTGAAGTTGAACTCTACTCAAAAAGTAGAAACACATCTCAACCTTTTCAATCATTAAACGGGCCTCCATTGCTCATGATATGCCAAGATTGGTTTAATTTAATGGACAAATTACCTGACAAAACGGTTTATTTTTCCATGAAAAGCTTCTCAAAGGATTTGCATGCTTTATGGGTTCAACAGGGGAAAGAACAAGATCAAAAGAGAAAAGCTGATAGCTTGTCTAAAGAACTTGACCGTAAGATTCTTGCGTTTCAGAAGACTGAAAACCGCGCTTTTGAACCAAAAAGCACGAATCTTGAGCTTTGTGAAGTTGATGTTGACCATCAAGCAGATTATTTGAAAGAAAGGAAAGATTATCTAGATGAGTTCAGAGCAAAAGTAGAATTGGAAAGAGGGAAACATCAAAGTTGTATGCAAGAAACTCAACGGATCACATTAAACGGATTGCAAACAGGGTTTTGTCGGGTTTTTGAGGCTTCAATAGAGTTCTCAAAAGGGTCACTAAAGATGTACCATGATCTTGTTAGTCGTGACAACCCTGAAAAAGTGGACAACTCGACTTATATTCAAGAAGACGGGTGCAGCCGGTGA
- the LOC122596893 gene encoding uncharacterized protein LOC122596893, which produces MSKGLFLKIVGDIEANFSYFQEGYDARGKNICTALQKCTSTIKQLSTGESSDAYDEYLCMVARTSRESMEYFCDAVVNLYQKEFLLRPTSHDLALITQAHEERHHIPRMLGSLDCTHIEWRMCPKHLKGQYTRGDHKVPTIMIECVASYDLWIWHSFFGPAGSNNDVNVLQHSPLFQNERNGSAPNSSFRVNGHEYKRGYYLTDGIYPR; this is translated from the coding sequence ATGAGCAAGGggttgtttttgaagattgttggtgatattgaagCCAACTTTAGTTACTTTCAAGAGGGGTACGACGCACGGGGTAAAAATATTTGCACCGCTCTTCAAAAGTGCACATCGACGATCAAACAACTGTCTACGGGTGAATCTTCAGACGCGTATGATGAGTATTTATGTATGGTTGCTAGAACTTCACGCGAGAGCATGGAGTACTTTTGTGATGCGGTCGTCAATTTGTATCAAAAGGAGTTCTTACTTAGGCCTACATCTCATGACTTGGCTCTCATCACAcaagctcatgaagaaagacacCACATTCCAAGAATGCTTggtagtcttgattgtacacacatCGAATGGAGGATGTGCCCTAAACACTTAAAGGGGCAATACACGAGGGGTGATCACAAGGTACCTACTATTATGATTGAATGTGTTGCTTCTTatgacttgtggatttggcattcgTTTTTCGGTCCCGCTGGATCGAACAACGATGTCAATGTTTTGCAGCACTCACCGTTGTTTCAAAACGAGCGTAATGGATCCGCGCCAAACAGTTCGTTTAGAGTAAATGGACATGAGTACAAGCGCGGTTACTACCTTACCGATGGAATCTATCCTAGGTAG